gggtatatggctcaagatggctgcaaagctgatagccactttctgctgaAATTCGGCCCCcaacagggttgaagacctatagtctcgtagccaatcctggctatttactttgagagaaaagatctgagtggatggttttcagctgatattcattctaaagccaagaaaaaagccaggttcaaaactaagtgttttagttaggagagataacgcaagtctggttagtcaacaaagtgatggactgggtattaggactatcttgtacctcactggtacaattaggaataagtatgctctaattgtattttttgacaaaaaggttttattttaacaggaagggtgatatgtaggaggagttaagggagaagaagtaccgagaggaagagatggagtaaggagaggagaagatgaaggagagaagaagctaggtgatgagcaagaaaaagagagagggggggcatggaggcagatgttcacgggtctccaccagtcaaagatagttcatatatctaggttgggtattgggttgcacttctgatcgagcattaccaaacctataaagcctttgattaacatttaaaaaaattgtataaaagcaaaaaggaaaagggggcatgggatagcggttttctagggaagggaaatggggaaaggggatggcatctgaaatgtaaataaaataataaaatttaaatttaaaatttaaaattaataaagtggACAATCCTTCAAAAAAAAAGAGTGTGCTTCTGATTCATGAATGGAATTAGGTTGTTTGATAACATTCTAGTGTGACTAGGAGAGGGAAAGGTTATATGGACTTTCACAATGACAAAATTCTGAGTGGTTCTCGTTTATCAACTATTAGTTTCAAAAAACATATTGTACATCAATTTTCCTTTACAGAGGATTATATCATCATGGGAAATTAGGGGATAAACATCATTAGTACATAACATTTGTTGTATTTGATTTGAAGATTGTTATGTTTGGAGCTACATCAGTAATAATTACTGTATCTTGTTTTCAGTTTGCCAGTGAAAACATACCAATATGTTCTGGTAATGCTTTTTGCCATAGAAGAGATCAACAAGAACCCTAATCTTTTACCCAACTCTACCTTGGGATTTACCTTTCTTGGTGACCAGTGTGATATTACATCAACAAATCtcaatattctaaatattttctcaaaatctGGTGAGATGATTCCTAATTACATCTGTGAATATAGTTTCTGTGATGTAGCACTTACAGGACCAACATGGACAGCTTCTGCCAGAGTGGGGGCACTCCTGCAGCTCTTCAAATTCTCACAGGTAATGTTAAGTGTGATGTGTAGAGTTGAAAACAtatgttctttcctccctccctccctctctccctccctctctccctccctccctccctcctttcatccctccctttgtgtggacctggtcctgcagatgtcccATGGCAGTCTCCCTGCTGGTGGCAGggcaggagtggggaggagggggggattgcctgcccctgccgctggcGTCCTCCGTCGTCGCTGgctaatcttctccaggtgttgcccctgctactccgtgctgaactggtccaggctcgggccaggccgataaggagccagtctagctgatGGAAAGGCAGCCGggcattccaggcaggctccagggagagccggcAGGTAcaagcggtacagctctttgtttagccggggaatgcggctagatagcagaagagcctagcaggctctgaagcgttacagctcttaagccggaagtgccggctaggtaggagcccagcgggctctaaagggttACAGCTCTCAAACCAGGAAGCGCTGGCCAGGTATCGGAGAAGGGCTGCGGCGGGTCAACAAATAAAGGAAGTTCACGGAcgcctggatggttcttgtgtgtcttttacttctcaattaggctcaatatatacagtttgcgGTGGGTAaaggttttagcaacaggtaacctcattggcttagtctaggttttggggatgcctcatatgcatgtgaggagagcctggggcaccattcctacgtgacccgatggtcgtaggcctctcaacctctctgagggaggggctgtgaagcggtaaagagcagaagctgagagcaccagggggccaggaacagagccaaatggcctaccgtccctcaaaagggtctccggggtttgaaactcgttcaaccagacacctggttgtctctcagctcagtgccctacatcccttctctctctctctctttccttccttccttccttccttcctttctttctttctttctttctttctttctttctttctttctttctctttcttccttgcttgtggatattttatttatttgtttgtgtgtttatattccAAATGCTGCTCTCCCTCTGGGTCTCTCTTCTTTGAGAAAGTGGGAACCCCCTGGGTATTGCCCCACCCTAGCACATTAAGTCTCTGTCAGATTAAatgtttcctctcccactgaggccagatagaggactcatgaagactgagctgcctgTCTGCTACATATATCCTGGTGGGCCTTGTTCCAGCcagtatatgttctttggttggtggatcagATTCTGAGAGGTGCCatgggtccaggtttgttgactctcTTGGTCTTTCTGTAAGTTCCCATCTTGTACTGAGCCTTCAATGCATCCCCCAATGCTTCCAAATGTGTCCCCTATCTAtatctaatatttggctgtgggtaaAGTTTCCATCCACTACTGGGTATAGccactcagaggacagttatgctaggcttctgtctacagtcataacagagtatcattaataatgtcagggattggtgattgcccatgggatggatttcGAGTTGGGCTgtttattgaaaagaaaagaacaccaatATCTGCACTGAAAGCATCTGGTCCTAgacttttttggttgggagacgttactgactacttctatttctttaggggttatgggattgcttagatggtttatctgatcttgatttaactttggtatctgttatctgtctatcatttaaaatgtaaataaataaaaaagaaaacccatctcATTTAacattaatgttttaattttgatggAAAAATAGGTATTTCAGAAATAAGGATTTTGTAGACTACTGAGAAATGTCAGTAGTTTTTCAACATACAATGTGGCGAACAAATAGTCCTTCCTCCTATTTGCAAACGATGCTTTTGAATTTCAGATCTTAGAGTTAACTTCTTGCCAGTCTAGTTTCTCATGTTGCTTCTGGTGTTCTGTTCTATTTAGGTTACATATGGACCATTCCATGGTAGTCTGACTGATCATGATATGTTTCCTCATCTATATCAGATCGCCCCAAAGGACACAAGCCTAGTTCTTGCCATGGTATCCTTGATGATTCATTTCAGCTGGAAATGGGTGGGGCTGGTTATCTTAGATGATGACCAGGGTGTTCAGTTTCTCTCAGATATGAAAGGAGAAATGAAGATAAATGAAATCTGCTTAGCTTTTGTGAATGTGATCCCAGTAAACATGCAGTTATACATAGAAAGGGCTGAGACTTACTATTATCAAATAATGACATCATCAGCAAAGGTTGTCATCATCTATGGCAACATAAACTCTACTCTAGAAGTGAGCTTTAGAAGATGGGAAACTTTAGGCATACGGAGATTATGGGTCACCACCTCACAATGGGATGTCATCTCAAGATCAAGAGATTTTGCCACTGACTCTTTCCATGGGACTTTGTCTTTGTCACACCATTATCAAGAGATTtctacttttaaacattttattcagAGAACAAACTTTTTTGCTTACCCAGAAGATGTTTCTCTGGTGAGATTGGGATGGATTTATTTTAACTGTTCACTATCTGTATCTGACTGTAAAACACTGAATCATTGCTCATCTAATACCACATTGGAATGGTTACCATGGCACAGTTTTGACATGGCCATGAATGATGAGCGTTACAACATATATAATGCTGTGTATGCTGTGGCCCATGCCTTTCACAACATGCATCTTCAACAAGTAGATATTCAATTATTGGAAAGTTGGAAAGGGCTAATACCTAGATGTATGCAGGTAAATATGACTGTAgattgtggcaagttgacatttaaaattaaCATACTCCACATCAATTATGACCTAAATTTAATACCAACATCTAGTTTACAAactgggcatgggtgtgtctgcTTATAATTCCaatattggaaaggaaaaaaaacctggcatgcatatatatatatatatatatatatatatatatatatatatatatatatttttttttttttttcaatgactaATGAGCAAAGCCAAACAAACCAGTGAGGTTTatgtttagtgagagacccaatacacataaatgaagcatgcacacacatacacacacacaaacacataatgtCATGTTTAATAAATTTGTTAGTTACTTGTATTGAAGTtacattttggttgtgagcctagactttaacggctgagccatctctccagccctgaagttATATTTTGAATGAGAGACTAGAAAGTAAAAAAATGTCCTCCACAGAACATTTTTGCCTTAGTGTGTGAGTATATTTAATCATAAGGTTATGCATTTTTTAGGTAAATGCCTTTCTGAAGAACATAAGATTTATCAATCCTGTAGGAGACCCAGTGAATATTAATCAAGAAGAAAATTTAGATGCAATATATGACATTCTCAATGTTTTGAATTTTCCACAAGGTTATGTACTAAAGGTGAAATTAGGAGAGTTTTCTCCTTATTTTGCACATGATCAACAACTGTTCTTATCTGAAGACATGATAGAGTGGACCATAGGAAGTAGACAGGTAGGTTGcatcaaaatttaattttaattaaactcCTAAGTGGTACTTTTTGCCTTAATTAttcccatttttgtttttgagaaggaTCATATATTTTCATGAGttaatttacatatgtatgcTATTATTTAGTAGAATCCATGTTTATGTTTTGGTAACATTCTATTCTATTTAAAGTATACTGAAAATAAGGCAATACCTTGAAAGATATTAGATattgaaggaaaagaaatttcTGTTATTAACACATATCTGATTCTTCTCAGTTTTCCCCTTCTGTGTGCAGTATGCCTTGCCATCCTGGTTTCAAGAAATCCCATCAAGAAGGAAAAGCAGACTGCTGTTTTGATTGTTCCCGATGTCCTGCCAATGAGATTTCCAACACCACAGGTCATTGCATGCCTTGGGAGAAAATCCTTCAGATTAATTATCTTGTTCCACATGTATTCTATACATGAAAGACTGTGAATGGAAACTTTAGAGATAaaaatcttcttttattttaataaatttatatgaTAATTAGTATTGCCCCTAGATGAATCACTCACACTATTCTTTCTGTCACATTACTTGACTACTACTAGACCCATGAAAAAGTATATTTTCTCAGATAAATAAGCTTGAGAGCTAAATGTTATGGCAAGtattatttttctcagaaatttCACACATGTTATTACTTGATATTGTTTCCACCAACATATAGATCATACTGCAAATATAAATCTTTAATAGTCCTAACACAGATAGGTTACTGAAAATGATCAAGTGCTCAAAGATTTTATGTTCAGTTTAAAAAATATGCATTCTTTTGGAGGCCACCTATCCTGTCAATCAAAAAATCAATGGGCATGCTGTTTTTTATGTTGTTATCTTGTTTATATGTCAGTGATGAAGGTAACACATGAAAATATTTGTGATTAAGCCACAAAACTGAAGTGGATATAGGCAAATTGGCTGTGAGATGACAGTTGTAGTTAAGTACTTATGAGACAAagatcaatttttaaattaatattgattatatattaGATGactaaagtatatttttatagaaGCATTACAAATAATTAACTATTAGAAAATAAtgttatatccaaaatatattaaaaattagtgtAGTTTGAAGTCAAAGAAGTTGAATGCAGATATATGTGGAAAAAGATGATCATATTAATAAATTTTTGTGAAGTGGCTAGTGTGTAATGTCAGAAGAAAAAGAGCTAAGGATAATATAGTATATGAA
Above is a window of Arvicanthis niloticus isolate mArvNil1 chromosome 22, mArvNil1.pat.X, whole genome shotgun sequence DNA encoding:
- the LOC143435971 gene encoding vomeronasal type-2 receptor 116-like; amino-acid sequence: MADMEKVYTLIVFFLLLRLTFILCSFPEASCFWRINHHENLEGNMRKDCGFILFTIAGHLVEDYFRALLDFPLPVKTYQYVLVMLFAIEEINKNPNLLPNSTLGFTFLGDQCDITSTNLNILNIFSKSGEMIPNYICEYSFCDVALTGPTWTASARVGALLQLFKFSQVTYGPFHGSLTDHDMFPHLYQIAPKDTSLVLAMVSLMIHFSWKWVGLVILDDDQGVQFLSDMKGEMKINEICLAFVNVIPVNMQLYIERAETYYYQIMTSSAKVVIIYGNINSTLEVSFRRWETLGIRRLWVTTSQWDVISRSRDFATDSFHGTLSLSHHYQEISTFKHFIQRTNFFAYPEDVSLVRLGWIYFNCSLSVSDCKTLNHCSSNTTLEWLPWHSFDMAMNDERYNIYNAVYAVAHAFHNMHLQQVDIQLLESWKGLIPRCMQVNAFLKNIRFINPVGDPVNINQEENLDAIYDILNVLNFPQGYVLKVKLGEFSPYFAHDQQLFLSEDMIEWTIGSRQFSPSVCSMPCHPGFKKSHQEGKADCCFDCSRCPANEISNTTDTEECVKCPDDWYANTEQTYCLPKAMSFLAYEDPLGMALVCLALCFSALTALVLGVFVKYRETPIVKANNRTLSYILLTSLTFCFLCSLLFIGNPNTTTCILQQTIFGILFTVSVSTVLAKTITVVLAFRITVPSRRMRGLLVSRVPKYIIPICTVVQIIFYGIWLWTSPPFVDIDAHSEHGYITITCSKGSVTAFYCVLGYLGSLALVSFTVAFLARNLPDTFNEAKFLTFSMLVFCSVWVTFLPVYNSSKGKVMVAVEVFSILASSVGLLGCIFIPKCYIILLRPDKNSIQKFRDKIHT